The region CGTACCCCGGCCGGGCGCGGGTCGTCGAGAACTGGACCCGCTCCACGTCCTTGGCGGACAGCGTCGCCCGCTCCGGCCGCCCCTGCTGGAGCACCTCCAGGGTGAACTCGGCCCGGTCCAGGAACTCGTCGACCTCCTGCTCGTTGTAGCCGGTGGTCAGCCGCGTCGTGGCGAACTGCTGGTCGCGCACGTGCTCGGGCGTCATCCGGGGCGGCGGCCCCTGCCGTCCCCGGCCGCCCGCTGGCC is a window of Nocardiopsis changdeensis DNA encoding:
- a CDS encoding DivIVA domain-containing protein yields the protein MTPEHVRDQQFATTRLTTGYNEQEVDEFLDRAEFTLEVLQQGRPERATLSAKDVERVQFSTTRARPGYDPAQVDRFLDVLAEELRRYEQR